The following proteins are encoded in a genomic region of Pseudodesulfovibrio mercurii:
- the nrfD gene encoding NrfD/PsrC family molybdoenzyme membrane anchor subunit has protein sequence MTHKPQPVDRPFWTPGVLVMLALMIAAALTLVVRYTYGLAAVTNLNNHYPWGIWIGLDVASGVALAAGGFTTAFLAHILGRHYYEAVTRPALLTAALGYTFVALAVFFDIGRSWAIWKPIVYQNHTSALFEVAMCVMTYVTVLWIEFIPVLAERLGGKIKLLAFLDRILDKTMWVFIILGVVLSCMHQSSLGTLMVIAPTKTSPLWATPLQPLLFLTSAFAVGYPMVIVETTIATSSLRLESEMNVLSPLSRITILLLGVYMALKVGDLISRGAYTTLLDGSAQSNSFLVEVGLGVILPWLMLLVPAVRRSRRWLFIAALLIVSGVMLNRFNVFVVSFKAPYANYPYYPAIGEILVTAGAVATIFFLYRLIVTWFPVLSAQRQEVSQ, from the coding sequence ATGACGCATAAGCCCCAACCCGTGGACCGGCCCTTCTGGACGCCCGGCGTGCTGGTCATGCTGGCCCTGATGATCGCGGCCGCCCTGACCCTCGTCGTGCGCTACACCTACGGGCTGGCCGCCGTGACCAACCTGAACAACCACTACCCGTGGGGCATCTGGATCGGCCTGGACGTGGCCTCGGGCGTGGCCCTGGCCGCGGGCGGCTTCACCACCGCCTTCCTGGCGCACATCCTGGGCCGCCACTACTACGAGGCCGTGACCCGGCCCGCGCTGCTGACCGCAGCCCTCGGCTACACCTTCGTGGCCCTGGCCGTGTTCTTCGACATCGGCCGGTCCTGGGCCATCTGGAAGCCGATCGTCTACCAGAACCATACCTCGGCCCTGTTCGAGGTGGCCATGTGCGTGATGACCTACGTGACCGTGCTGTGGATCGAGTTCATCCCGGTCCTGGCCGAGCGGCTGGGCGGGAAGATCAAGCTCCTGGCCTTCCTGGACCGCATCCTGGACAAGACCATGTGGGTCTTCATCATCCTCGGGGTGGTGCTGTCCTGCATGCACCAGTCCAGCCTGGGCACCCTGATGGTCATCGCGCCGACCAAGACGTCGCCCCTGTGGGCCACGCCGCTGCAACCGCTGCTGTTCCTGACCTCGGCCTTCGCCGTGGGCTATCCCATGGTCATCGTGGAGACGACCATCGCCACCTCCTCCCTCAGGCTGGAGTCGGAGATGAACGTGCTCTCGCCGCTGTCCAGGATCACCATCCTGCTGCTCGGCGTGTACATGGCCCTCAAGGTCGGGGACCTGATCTCGCGCGGGGCGTACACGACCCTGCTGGACGGCTCGGCCCAGAGCAACTCCTTCCTGGTGGAGGTGGGGCTCGGGGTGATCCTGCCCTGGCTCATGCTGCTCGTCCCGGCGGTGCGCCGCTCGCGCAGGTGGCTGTTCATCGCGGCCCTGCTCATCGTCTCGGGCGTGATGCTCAACCGGTTCAACGTGTTCGTGGTTTCCTTCAAGGCCCCGTATGCGAACTACCCGTACTACCCGGCCATCGGCGAGATACTCGTCACCGCCGGAGCCGTGGCCACGATCTTCTTCCTCTACCGGCTGATTGTGACCTGGTTCCCGGTGCTTTCCGCCCAACGACAGGAGGTTTCCCAATGA